The region GAACAGGGCAAATCTATGACATAGGCGCATTTTAAAAGTAGAAAACCCAACCCCCCTTAAGACTATTATATATTGTCTAAGAGGGGTTTTTATTATGCGCCCGGTATGGCGCGATCTACTTGATTCAAACCGTACATGTCGTGATAGAATAAATGAGACCAAATGAGAAGGACCAATAAAGATAAAACTGATAGGGGGATAAATATCTTTGAACATCAGATATGTCACAATGGTAGATTTACCACAGCTCGTGGCCATTGAACGGCGATGCTTTACAGCTCAGGAAGCGGCGACGGAAGAAGCGTTAGAAAAGCGCATAAAAACCATACCAGACAGTTTTCTTGTGGCGGAAGAAGAAGAGGCCATTGTGGGTTACATTAATGGTCCAGTGATTGAGACGGCGTACATCACGGACGACTTATTTGAAGAGAGTGCGCCAAATCCAAGTGTTGGGGGACATCAGAGCGTCTTAGGTTTAGCCGTGTCCCCACATGCCCAGCACCGTGGTGTGGCAACCGCGTTACTAACCACTTTGGAACAAGAAGCCAAAAAGCAAAACCGTGAAACGATGACACTCACTTGCAAGGCAGTATTAATTCAGTTTTACAAGAAACTGGGGTATACCAACACAGGGGTGGCGGACTCCACGCATGGGGGCGCCACATGGTACAACTTGATAAAAAGGTTATGATAACAAACCTCACCGTCTGTTTTTTTAAAAGCGGTCCAAACTTTGGGCTGCTTTTTTTTGAATGATGCGCAAGCGAATAAGGAAGCCAACAGCGGCGAACGTTAATCCAAGTGTTATGCCGATCCAAAAGCCGAGTGGACCTAGATCGGTATACGCGGATAAAGTGTAGCCTACTGGGATGCCGATGATCCAATACGCTGTCAAAGCGATAAGGAAAGGGATTTGGACATCTTTATATCCTCTAAGTACCCCTTGAAGCCCCGCTTGCAGGGCATCCGAC is a window of Caldalkalibacillus salinus DNA encoding:
- a CDS encoding GNAT family N-acetyltransferase, whose amino-acid sequence is MVDLPQLVAIERRCFTAQEAATEEALEKRIKTIPDSFLVAEEEEAIVGYINGPVIETAYITDDLFEESAPNPSVGGHQSVLGLAVSPHAQHRGVATALLTTLEQEAKKQNRETMTLTCKAVLIQFYKKLGYTNTGVADSTHGGATWYNLIKRL